The Raoultibacter phocaeensis genome contains a region encoding:
- a CDS encoding undecaprenyl-diphosphate phosphatase — protein MIIEALKAFLIGIVEGITEWLPISSTGHMILVDEFVKLQVSDEFLALFLVVIQIGAILAVLILYFHKLNPFSPRKSATEKKSTWRLWGMVVIGCIPAAIFGFALDDWVNEHFYNKVVVAAMLILYGIIFIVLERRNRKRLRQAEAMVAAPRGRHARIEEGDAGDAAEEALFKVTDVDDIDWKTALKIGLFQVLAIIPGTSRSGATIIGGMLCGCSRTAAAEFTFFLAIPVMLGWGLVKVVKFVLAGLAMTQVEIVVLAVGIVTAFAMSIVAIRFLMGYIKKNDFTAFGWYRIVVGVLVLGYFFFESMGMLP, from the coding sequence ATGATTATCGAAGCGCTCAAGGCCTTCCTCATCGGCATCGTCGAGGGCATCACCGAATGGCTTCCCATCTCTTCGACCGGTCACATGATCCTCGTCGACGAATTCGTCAAATTGCAGGTGTCGGACGAATTCCTCGCCCTGTTCCTTGTGGTTATCCAGATTGGCGCCATCCTTGCCGTGCTCATCCTGTACTTCCACAAGCTCAATCCTTTCTCACCGCGCAAGAGCGCGACTGAGAAGAAGAGCACGTGGAGGCTGTGGGGGATGGTAGTCATCGGCTGCATTCCCGCCGCCATCTTCGGTTTCGCACTCGACGATTGGGTGAACGAGCATTTTTACAACAAGGTCGTCGTGGCGGCGATGCTCATTCTGTACGGCATCATCTTCATCGTGCTCGAGCGCCGCAACCGCAAGCGTCTGCGCCAGGCCGAGGCCATGGTCGCCGCGCCGCGCGGCCGCCATGCGCGCATCGAAGAGGGCGATGCGGGGGATGCGGCCGAAGAGGCCCTCTTCAAGGTGACCGATGTCGACGACATCGATTGGAAGACGGCGCTCAAGATCGGGTTGTTCCAAGTGCTCGCCATCATCCCCGGCACGAGCCGCTCGGGTGCCACTATCATTGGCGGCATGCTCTGCGGCTGCTCGCGCACCGCAGCGGCGGAGTTTACGTTTTTCCTGGCCATTCCCGTCATGCTCGGGTGGGGCCTCGTGAAGGTGGTCAAGTTCGTGCTTGCTGGTCTCGCGATGACGCAAGTGGAGATAGTCGTGCTCGCAGTGGGCATCGTGACTGCGTTCGCCATGTCCATCGTGGCCATCCGCTTCCTTATGGGCTACATCAAGAAGAACGACTTCACGGCGTTCGGTTGGTATCGCATCGTTGTGGGCGTGCTCGTGCTCGGGTACTTCTTCTTCGAGTCGATGGGTATGCTGCCGTAG
- the guaA gene encoding glutamine-hydrolyzing GMP synthase: MTQATPSPDQKVVVVDFGAQYGQLIARRVRDLHVYSEIAPCDISAEEMSAENPSAIILSGGPASVYAKDAPTLDPEILKLGIPVLGFCYGQQAMAVALGGTVGHTDAGEYGPAEIARSGSSELLDGTPETQTVWMSHRDAVTAVPEGFTVTSSTSTCPVASMENAEAKLFATQFHPEVRHTECGNAMLENFLFKICGLEPTWTMGSIIEESVAAIREQVGDKRVILGLSGGVDSSVVAALCARAIGRQLTCVFVNHGLLRKNEPEEVEEVFTRQFDVDFVHVHAEDRYAALLADVVEPEEKRRIIGSQFWKEFFTVAQDLDGVQFLAQGTIYPDIIESGARKTGGKASTIKSHHNLIPFPEGVHFDLIEPLDRFFKDEVRALGTALGLPDHIVHRQPFPGPGLAIRIIGTVTLEKLSILKGADAIVREELDAYNAQVLEETGERNSERSVWQYFAVLPDVKSVGVMGDERTYAYPIILRAVESSDAMTADWAKLPYEVLGRISSRIVAEVPGVNRVAYDITSKPPATIEWE, encoded by the coding sequence GTGACGCAAGCAACACCCTCGCCCGATCAGAAAGTCGTCGTCGTCGATTTCGGAGCCCAGTACGGCCAGCTCATCGCTCGCCGCGTGCGTGATCTGCACGTGTATTCCGAAATCGCGCCCTGCGACATATCCGCCGAAGAGATGAGCGCCGAAAACCCCTCGGCTATCATCTTATCGGGCGGCCCTGCGAGCGTGTATGCAAAAGATGCTCCCACGCTGGACCCCGAGATACTGAAGCTCGGCATTCCCGTTCTCGGTTTCTGTTACGGGCAGCAGGCGATGGCCGTCGCGCTCGGCGGTACCGTCGGCCATACCGACGCGGGTGAATACGGTCCTGCCGAGATTGCGCGCAGCGGATCATCCGAGCTGCTAGACGGGACGCCTGAGACGCAGACCGTCTGGATGAGCCACCGCGACGCCGTGACTGCCGTACCCGAGGGCTTCACGGTAACCTCGTCGACTTCCACCTGCCCTGTGGCATCTATGGAGAACGCAGAAGCGAAGCTGTTTGCGACGCAGTTCCACCCCGAAGTGCGCCACACCGAATGCGGAAACGCCATGCTCGAGAACTTCCTGTTCAAAATCTGCGGCCTTGAGCCCACGTGGACCATGGGCAGCATCATCGAAGAGTCGGTTGCCGCCATCCGCGAGCAAGTGGGCGACAAGCGCGTGATCCTCGGCCTCTCAGGCGGTGTGGATTCGAGCGTAGTGGCGGCGCTGTGCGCCCGCGCGATCGGCCGGCAGCTCACCTGCGTGTTCGTGAACCACGGGCTTCTGCGCAAGAACGAGCCCGAAGAGGTCGAGGAAGTGTTCACCCGCCAGTTCGACGTGGATTTCGTGCACGTGCATGCCGAGGATCGCTATGCGGCCTTGCTCGCCGACGTGGTTGAGCCCGAAGAGAAGCGCCGCATCATCGGGTCGCAGTTCTGGAAGGAATTCTTCACCGTCGCGCAGGATCTCGACGGAGTGCAGTTTTTGGCTCAGGGCACCATCTATCCCGACATCATCGAGAGCGGCGCGCGCAAGACGGGCGGCAAGGCGTCCACCATCAAGAGCCACCACAACCTGATCCCCTTCCCCGAGGGCGTGCACTTCGACCTCATCGAGCCTCTGGACCGCTTCTTCAAGGACGAGGTGCGGGCGCTGGGGACGGCGCTCGGGCTGCCCGACCACATCGTGCACCGCCAGCCCTTCCCCGGCCCGGGGCTCGCCATCCGCATCATCGGCACCGTGACGCTCGAGAAGCTCTCGATCCTTAAAGGCGCCGACGCGATCGTGCGCGAGGAGCTCGACGCCTACAACGCGCAGGTGCTCGAGGAGACCGGCGAGCGCAACTCCGAGCGCAGCGTGTGGCAGTACTTCGCCGTGCTCCCCGACGTGAAGAGCGTCGGCGTCATGGGCGACGAGCGCACCTACGCCTACCCCATCATCCTGCGCGCCGTCGAGTCGAGCGACGCCATGACGGCCGATTGGGCGAAGCTGCCCTACGAAGTTCTCGGGAGGATCTCGAGCAGGATCGTCGCCGAGGTCCCGGGCGTGAACCGGGTAGCGTACGACATCACGAGCAAGCCGCCTGCGACGATCGAGTGGGAATAG
- the aroF gene encoding 3-deoxy-7-phosphoheptulonate synthase translates to MNEQIATKLPDYGTRSDEITIFAGPCSVESEEQFDEVAECIAALGLTWVRGGAFKPRTNPHSFQGLGEEALQIMKASGEKWGLKTLTEVMDSAHCELVHSYVDGLQVGARNFQNFSLLKNIGIVTAESHKMVLYKRGFAGTIAEWLAATDYLTAEGNDNVVLCERGIRTFETATRFTLDISAVPVIHKQSLYPVCVDVSHPAGVRDLVPSLAKAAVAVGCDSIMIEVHPNPPKALSDGPQQLTPAQFVDLVAELREIAAVFGKKIV, encoded by the coding sequence ATGAACGAGCAGATAGCAACCAAACTGCCGGATTACGGAACGCGCTCTGACGAGATCACTATCTTCGCCGGCCCGTGTTCCGTTGAATCCGAAGAACAATTCGACGAAGTGGCCGAATGCATTGCGGCCCTCGGCCTTACCTGGGTCCGTGGCGGGGCGTTCAAGCCGCGCACCAACCCGCACTCGTTCCAGGGCCTGGGCGAGGAAGCGCTTCAGATCATGAAAGCATCGGGCGAGAAGTGGGGCCTTAAAACCCTCACCGAGGTGATGGATTCCGCGCACTGCGAGCTCGTGCACTCCTACGTGGACGGCTTGCAGGTAGGTGCGCGTAACTTCCAGAACTTCAGCTTGCTGAAGAACATAGGAATCGTTACGGCCGAATCGCACAAGATGGTGCTCTACAAGCGCGGATTCGCCGGCACCATCGCCGAATGGCTTGCTGCCACCGACTACCTGACCGCCGAGGGCAACGACAACGTGGTTCTGTGCGAGCGCGGCATCCGCACGTTTGAGACGGCTACGCGCTTCACGCTCGATATCTCGGCTGTGCCCGTGATCCATAAGCAGAGCCTCTATCCGGTGTGCGTGGACGTGTCGCATCCCGCAGGCGTACGCGATCTCGTGCCGTCGCTTGCGAAGGCTGCCGTTGCTGTTGGATGCGATTCGATCATGATCGAGGTGCATCCCAACCCGCCCAAGGCTCTTTCCGACGGCCCGCAGCAGCTCACGCCCGCCCAGTTCGTCGATCTGGTGGCGGAACTCCGCGAGATCGCAGCGGTGTTCGGCAAGAAGATCGTGTAG
- a CDS encoding chorismate mutase, translating into MSEENSVLAQIQEHRAKIDEIDREIVSLLNKRAGHSLVIRGLKPGAHLGLYDARREEEIFERVDGYNEGPLYNENLREIYASILKVMKETPSV; encoded by the coding sequence ATGTCTGAAGAAAACAGCGTACTCGCGCAAATCCAAGAACATCGTGCGAAGATCGATGAGATCGATCGCGAAATAGTCTCGCTGCTGAACAAGCGCGCGGGGCATTCGCTGGTCATCCGTGGTCTCAAGCCCGGTGCTCATCTGGGCTTGTATGACGCGAGACGAGAAGAGGAAATCTTCGAGCGGGTCGACGGCTATAACGAGGGACCCTTGTATAACGAGAACCTGCGTGAAATATATGCCAGCATCCTCAAGGTTATGAAGGAGACCCCGTCAGTATGA
- a CDS encoding helix-turn-helix domain-containing protein, which translates to MTTQTLGAMIASLRKEHGMTQLELAEKMGVTDKAVSKWERDVSCPDINLLPKLAEAFGVSVDQLMRVKSKSQTGGIRKEEVDRIIPLVFRAIALAMGVAVLVLSILRSLDMYTGFSLLGIGLVCVGISLFSEKDTTSE; encoded by the coding sequence ATGACTACCCAAACGCTTGGAGCGATGATCGCATCGCTGAGGAAAGAACACGGAATGACCCAGCTCGAGCTGGCAGAGAAGATGGGCGTGACCGATAAGGCCGTCTCAAAGTGGGAGCGGGACGTGTCGTGTCCGGATATCAACCTGCTGCCGAAGCTTGCAGAAGCGTTCGGCGTGTCGGTCGATCAACTTATGCGAGTCAAGTCGAAATCGCAGACGGGCGGCATCCGAAAGGAGGAGGTAGATCGCATCATCCCGCTCGTGTTCAGGGCGATCGCTTTGGCGATGGGGGTGGCCGTGCTCGTGCTGTCGATCTTGAGGTCGCTCGATATGTACACGGGATTCAGCCTGCTGGGCATTGGCTTGGTGTGCGTGGGGATTTCGCTCTTCTCGGAGAAGGATACTACTTCAGAATAA
- a CDS encoding FAD-binding protein, which produces MGIKANSGISRRNFIGLAGIAGVGAVAGLAGCSPQQSGSGSGTAAQAAEGASSAAAAAGGQADWLGSAPDIAEGDIVETKSTDVLIVGAGNGGMMAAATATDEGVDFIICEKNEKPQSTRHWIGAVDTAQQKAAGVEINHGELLNELARYASYKCDMDVWKVWINESAEMLAYLDPIMEASLGLTATVDTEKFDKQLHYTPMVQHMYLEDPALGTRPEKERNEVLYEYIQSKGQDIAFKHKLVKLVREGETEGRVTGAIFETDNGYVQINANKGVLLTTGGYAGNAVMTKALAPIVPQCTTTANNTPSCDGSGIKAALWAGAKMDTQPAPMLFARGAVAPGVDAGYTGEGEDAALPGNVFQSNVGTQPFMKVDRLGKRFVNESSPYEAVCFASANRPGGVWCEVWDGNIVEDVERFSTVGCSKGIAQQFAAGVTPDEMFAKQIEGGTVFKADTIDELADLLGFEGKAKDTFLAQVDRYNELFDKQSDDDFGKEAFRLSELRTPPFYGGWFGACYLTTVDGIKIDPDMRALDENEEVIEGLFCAGDCSGSLYADNYPEYIIGCACGRTLTFSRHAVKYMMEH; this is translated from the coding sequence ATGGGAATCAAAGCGAACAGCGGCATCTCTCGCCGCAACTTCATCGGACTTGCGGGCATCGCGGGCGTCGGTGCGGTAGCCGGGCTTGCGGGATGCTCGCCGCAGCAAAGCGGATCGGGATCGGGTACGGCAGCTCAGGCGGCCGAGGGTGCATCGAGTGCTGCGGCGGCTGCGGGTGGTCAGGCTGACTGGCTCGGCAGCGCACCCGATATCGCCGAGGGCGACATCGTCGAGACGAAGTCTACCGACGTCCTCATCGTGGGTGCGGGCAACGGCGGCATGATGGCGGCTGCAACGGCTACCGACGAAGGTGTCGATTTCATCATCTGCGAGAAGAACGAGAAACCCCAGAGCACGCGTCACTGGATCGGCGCGGTCGACACCGCCCAGCAGAAGGCCGCGGGCGTCGAGATCAACCATGGCGAGCTGTTGAACGAGCTCGCACGCTACGCGTCCTACAAGTGCGACATGGACGTGTGGAAGGTGTGGATCAACGAATCTGCCGAGATGCTCGCCTACCTTGATCCGATCATGGAGGCCTCGCTCGGCCTTACGGCGACGGTCGACACCGAGAAGTTCGACAAGCAGCTCCATTACACGCCGATGGTGCAGCATATGTATCTCGAGGATCCCGCGCTCGGCACGCGACCCGAAAAGGAGCGCAACGAGGTGCTCTACGAGTACATTCAAAGCAAAGGGCAGGACATCGCGTTCAAGCACAAGCTGGTCAAGCTCGTCCGCGAGGGTGAGACCGAGGGCCGCGTGACCGGTGCCATTTTCGAAACCGACAACGGCTACGTGCAGATCAATGCAAACAAAGGTGTGCTCTTGACAACCGGTGGTTACGCGGGCAATGCCGTCATGACCAAGGCGCTCGCACCCATCGTGCCCCAGTGCACCACTACGGCGAACAACACCCCCTCCTGCGACGGCTCGGGCATCAAGGCGGCCCTCTGGGCGGGTGCGAAGATGGATACGCAGCCGGCTCCCATGCTGTTCGCCCGCGGTGCGGTGGCACCGGGCGTCGATGCTGGCTATACGGGTGAAGGCGAAGACGCGGCGCTTCCGGGCAACGTGTTCCAATCTAATGTGGGCACGCAGCCGTTCATGAAGGTCGACCGTTTGGGCAAGCGCTTTGTGAACGAATCGTCTCCCTACGAGGCCGTGTGCTTCGCTTCGGCCAATCGTCCCGGCGGCGTGTGGTGCGAGGTGTGGGACGGCAATATCGTCGAAGACGTCGAGCGCTTTTCCACCGTGGGCTGCTCGAAGGGCATCGCCCAGCAGTTCGCCGCAGGCGTTACACCCGATGAGATGTTCGCGAAGCAGATCGAAGGCGGAACCGTGTTCAAGGCCGACACGATCGACGAGCTCGCCGACCTGCTCGGTTTCGAGGGCAAAGCCAAGGATACCTTCCTTGCGCAAGTCGACCGTTACAACGAACTGTTCGACAAGCAGAGTGACGACGATTTCGGTAAGGAAGCATTTCGCCTCTCCGAGCTGCGCACGCCCCCGTTCTACGGCGGTTGGTTCGGAGCCTGCTATCTCACTACGGTCGACGGAATTAAGATCGACCCCGACATGCGTGCCCTCGACGAGAACGAAGAGGTCATTGAAGGCCTGTTCTGCGCTGGCGACTGCTCGGGTAGCCTCTACGCGGACAACTATCCCGAGTACATCATCGGATGCGCGTGCGGCCGTACCCTCACCTTCTCGCGCCATGCGGTGAAGTACATGATGGAGCACTAG
- a CDS encoding ATP-dependent helicase, whose amino-acid sequence MPIDIDSLNPAQKEAVLCTEGPLLVLAGAGSGKTRVLTYRIANLIENLNVAPWRILAITFTNKAAAEMRERLGALVGPAARGMWVSTFHSMCVRIVRADAERLGFTQSFTIYADDDSKRLVKDIMAELDIDPKRFPVNTLRNRISTAKNELIVPGDFEAQAADPIAKVAAKVYTRLQERLKAANAFDFDDLLLYAYLLLKNHPDVLEAYQDRFRYLMVDEYQDTNHAQYAITTLLAAKHKNIMVVGDDDQSIYSWRGADIRNILEFETDYPEAHTVKLEQNYRSVGNVLAAANAVIANNQNRKAKKLFTSEEDGDKIQVYMASDERDEGRWIAGEIEKRKAEGFSYNQIAVFYRTNAQSRMVEDMLVRAGVPYRIVGGTRFFDRAEIRDVLAYLTLVVNPADDMAAKRVINVPKRGIGKTTIELIEREAREMRMTFLEAAELAIGNDTIRLATRKALGEFVGLIKDASTYGGDLRKVVEAIIDKSGLITALIAEDTDEARGRVENIQEFLGVVDEFVDTHDEGDAEYAAPTAESSQEEAPVRVLRANSLSDFVEWVTLRTDLDTMSEDGTAVTLMTVHSSKGLEFDCVFVAGMEETLFPHSNSANDPSGIEEERRLAYVAITRARKKLYLTCAYARQIFGQTMANPTSRFISEIPNELRQTSGLGSSGFEGTGWEKRGSRKGIAGSGTEAGGGRVFGQSSASGPSNRPQRGSYAAFTRDTGKKAAAGMAFAAGDTVDHKTFGRGKIVKVDGDTLHIKFSKSGQTKKLLKDYAPIVKIG is encoded by the coding sequence ATGCCCATCGACATCGACTCTTTGAATCCTGCCCAAAAAGAAGCCGTTCTGTGCACGGAAGGTCCGCTGCTCGTGCTCGCGGGAGCCGGCAGCGGCAAGACTCGCGTGCTCACGTACCGCATTGCGAATCTCATCGAGAATCTCAACGTGGCTCCGTGGCGCATCCTTGCCATCACGTTCACGAACAAAGCAGCCGCTGAAATGCGCGAACGCTTGGGGGCGCTCGTGGGGCCTGCTGCACGCGGCATGTGGGTGTCGACCTTTCACAGCATGTGCGTCCGCATAGTGCGCGCCGATGCCGAGCGGCTCGGGTTCACCCAGTCGTTTACCATTTACGCTGATGACGATTCGAAGCGCTTGGTCAAAGATATCATGGCCGAGCTCGACATCGATCCGAAGCGCTTTCCCGTGAATACGCTCAGGAATCGCATATCCACGGCGAAAAACGAACTCATCGTACCGGGCGATTTCGAAGCGCAGGCGGCCGATCCCATCGCGAAGGTTGCAGCGAAGGTGTACACACGGTTGCAGGAGCGACTGAAGGCGGCGAATGCCTTCGATTTCGACGACCTCTTGCTGTATGCGTATCTGCTGCTCAAGAACCATCCCGATGTGCTCGAAGCCTATCAGGACCGCTTCCGTTACCTCATGGTGGATGAGTATCAGGATACGAACCACGCGCAGTATGCCATCACGACGCTCTTGGCTGCCAAGCACAAAAACATCATGGTCGTGGGCGACGATGACCAATCCATCTATTCGTGGCGCGGTGCCGATATCCGCAACATCCTCGAGTTCGAAACCGACTATCCTGAAGCGCACACCGTTAAGCTCGAGCAGAACTACCGCTCCGTCGGAAACGTGCTTGCGGCGGCAAACGCCGTCATAGCGAACAACCAGAACCGCAAGGCGAAGAAGCTCTTCACGTCCGAGGAGGATGGCGACAAGATCCAGGTGTACATGGCCTCCGACGAGCGCGACGAAGGACGTTGGATCGCGGGCGAGATCGAGAAGCGCAAGGCGGAGGGCTTCTCGTACAACCAGATCGCGGTGTTCTACCGCACGAATGCCCAGAGCCGTATGGTTGAAGACATGCTCGTGCGTGCTGGCGTGCCGTACCGTATCGTCGGCGGCACGCGGTTCTTCGACCGCGCCGAGATCCGCGACGTACTCGCGTACCTGACGCTCGTGGTGAACCCTGCCGACGACATGGCTGCCAAGCGCGTGATCAACGTGCCTAAGCGCGGCATCGGCAAAACGACGATCGAGCTGATCGAGCGCGAAGCCCGCGAGATGCGTATGACGTTTCTCGAGGCTGCCGAGCTTGCGATCGGCAACGACACTATCCGGCTTGCCACACGCAAGGCGCTCGGCGAGTTCGTGGGCCTCATCAAAGATGCGTCCACTTACGGAGGCGACCTGCGCAAGGTGGTCGAAGCGATCATCGACAAGAGCGGCCTTATTACCGCGCTCATCGCTGAGGATACCGACGAAGCACGCGGACGGGTCGAGAACATCCAGGAGTTCCTGGGCGTCGTCGACGAGTTCGTCGATACGCATGACGAGGGCGATGCCGAGTACGCGGCGCCTACGGCAGAGTCCTCTCAGGAAGAGGCACCTGTGCGCGTGCTGCGGGCCAACTCGCTTTCCGACTTCGTGGAATGGGTGACGCTTCGGACCGACCTCGACACGATGTCGGAGGACGGCACGGCGGTCACGCTCATGACGGTGCATTCGTCGAAGGGGCTCGAGTTCGATTGCGTGTTCGTCGCAGGCATGGAGGAAACGCTGTTTCCGCACTCGAATTCGGCGAACGATCCTTCAGGCATCGAAGAGGAGCGCAGGCTCGCCTACGTGGCTATCACCCGCGCTCGCAAAAAACTATATCTCACCTGCGCCTATGCGCGCCAGATCTTCGGTCAGACCATGGCGAACCCCACGTCGCGCTTCATCTCGGAAATCCCGAACGAGCTGCGTCAGACGAGCGGTCTGGGTTCGTCGGGCTTCGAGGGTACCGGATGGGAGAAGCGGGGGAGTCGCAAGGGCATCGCCGGCTCGGGCACCGAAGCAGGCGGAGGCCGCGTGTTCGGCCAGTCGAGCGCATCGGGTCCGTCAAACCGCCCTCAGCGCGGGTCGTACGCGGCGTTCACGCGCGACACGGGCAAGAAAGCTGCTGCGGGCATGGCGTTTGCGGCGGGCGACACCGTCGACCACAAGACGTTCGGCCGCGGCAAGATCGTGAAGGTCGACGGCGATACGCTTCATATCAAATTCTCGAAGTCCGGCCAGACGAAGAAGCTTCTGAAGGATTACGCACCCATCGTGAAGATCGGGTAG
- a CDS encoding DUF1016 N-terminal domain-containing protein: MSVPLTSPEFDPSIYKSIRETLEEARRKTRIAVNEAIVIAYWEIGRQIVEAQGERAEYGKRLMKYLSGRLTEEFGKGFTERNLQAIRQFYLAFRIPHALRAQLIWTHYRLIIRLADEKKRHFYMNEAANEGWSSRQLERQIHSSYYEHCVPNCSKPRERSLWENGRMPCTTPNANVPPRNPETARYAIRFSPDPTRSSCRTPLRSRGVPPPDRRTGRA; the protein is encoded by the coding sequence ATGAGCGTTCCGCTTACGTCGCCAGAGTTCGATCCATCAATCTACAAGAGCATCCGAGAAACCCTTGAAGAGGCACGCCGCAAAACTCGTATAGCCGTGAACGAAGCCATAGTTATTGCGTATTGGGAAATCGGCCGACAAATCGTCGAAGCCCAAGGCGAGCGCGCGGAATACGGCAAGCGGCTTATGAAGTATCTGTCTGGGCGCTTAACGGAGGAATTCGGGAAGGGGTTTACCGAAAGGAACCTACAAGCGATACGTCAGTTTTATCTTGCTTTTCGAATTCCGCACGCACTGCGTGCACAATTGATCTGGACTCACTATCGCCTGATCATACGCCTAGCAGATGAAAAAAAGCGGCATTTCTATATGAACGAAGCCGCCAACGAGGGATGGAGCTCGCGTCAGCTCGAACGTCAGATACACTCATCGTATTATGAGCACTGCGTTCCGAATTGCTCGAAGCCTCGCGAGCGGAGTTTATGGGAAAACGGGCGCATGCCCTGTACAACCCCCAACGCAAACGTGCCGCCTCGCAATCCCGAGACGGCACGCTACGCGATTCGATTTTCGCCGGACCCTACACGATCTTCTTGCCGAACACCGCTGCGATCTCGCGGAGTTCCGCCACCAGATCGACGAACTGGGCGGGCGTGA
- a CDS encoding helix-turn-helix transcriptional regulator — MSSHEAEARESNPSDSTHFVAEIANARWIRTFGALMLVFLGTWLLNQYIFPRFTLVYGMAREFATLGSCCVYLTVAVASSLRPTLFRPDRLAALAVALLAVGLSLIAMGLLTENPALLACGGFLMSPGRGLISIYACITLISLETRASAVCIAGSLALAYLMRGVFVALPDGFGIASFALAPLVTLALAYPLASEILNRIRSNPSAATLALTEPRSFLSYSHILFISFFIFRIAYGFSLMFGVSEGVPPFTILAFLPLAVVALQAFIAGRAAPADILYQVASLFVLAGFLSVLVPQLSGTPAPNVLLAAGADCFSVLVYYALAAIGRRNPLHALPIFAWGQFATSAGTLVGTSLGHLTNGLLIADPILVPGTVVLVVLAFSAFNLLVLRTFSFEKTIEGVEAVPVFERIEDPGSEQTDAIEAQCARIAERFALTERETDVFNLLAKGRNVPFIEEELIISRNTIKTHIKHIYQKMDLHSQQELIDMVETY; from the coding sequence ATGAGCTCTCATGAGGCCGAGGCACGCGAAAGCAATCCATCAGACAGCACGCATTTCGTCGCCGAAATCGCGAACGCGCGGTGGATTCGCACGTTCGGTGCGCTCATGCTCGTGTTTCTGGGAACATGGTTGCTCAATCAGTACATCTTCCCCCGCTTCACGCTCGTGTACGGAATGGCCCGCGAGTTCGCCACGCTCGGCTCGTGCTGCGTATACCTCACGGTCGCCGTTGCCTCCTCGCTCAGGCCGACTCTTTTCAGACCAGACAGGCTTGCCGCGCTAGCGGTGGCGCTCCTCGCAGTCGGACTTTCGCTCATCGCGATGGGCCTGCTCACCGAAAACCCCGCTTTGCTCGCATGCGGCGGCTTTCTCATGAGTCCGGGGAGGGGGCTCATATCGATATACGCCTGCATCACGCTCATCTCCCTCGAAACGAGGGCATCGGCGGTATGCATCGCGGGAAGCCTCGCGCTCGCCTACCTCATGCGCGGCGTGTTCGTCGCGCTTCCCGACGGCTTCGGCATCGCTTCGTTCGCGCTCGCACCGCTTGTCACGCTCGCACTTGCGTATCCGCTCGCTTCCGAAATACTCAACCGCATCCGCTCGAACCCTTCTGCGGCAACCCTCGCCCTCACCGAACCGCGGTCGTTCCTATCCTATTCGCACATCCTGTTCATTTCGTTTTTCATCTTCCGCATCGCTTATGGCTTCTCGCTCATGTTCGGCGTTTCGGAGGGGGTCCCGCCCTTTACCATCCTGGCGTTTCTTCCCCTCGCCGTCGTGGCACTGCAAGCTTTCATCGCAGGAAGAGCGGCACCAGCCGACATCTTGTACCAAGTGGCAAGCTTGTTCGTTCTTGCGGGATTTTTGAGCGTGCTCGTACCGCAGCTCTCGGGTACGCCTGCACCCAACGTGCTGCTAGCCGCAGGCGCCGACTGCTTCTCGGTGCTCGTATACTATGCGCTCGCCGCAATAGGCAGACGCAACCCGCTCCACGCGCTGCCCATTTTCGCATGGGGCCAGTTTGCGACAAGCGCGGGTACGCTCGTCGGCACGTCGCTCGGTCACTTGACGAACGGACTTTTGATTGCCGACCCCATACTGGTTCCCGGTACCGTCGTGCTCGTCGTTCTTGCGTTTTCGGCGTTTAACTTGCTCGTTCTGCGCACGTTCAGCTTTGAAAAGACCATCGAAGGCGTTGAAGCCGTACCCGTATTCGAGCGAATCGAAGATCCTGGTAGCGAACAGACGGACGCCATCGAAGCACAATGCGCCCGCATCGCCGAGCGGTTCGCTCTGACCGAACGCGAAACCGACGTATTCAATCTGCTGGCGAAAGGGCGCAACGTGCCCTTCATCGAAGAGGAACTCATCATCTCGCGCAACACCATCAAGACGCACATCAAGCACATCTACCAAAAGATGGATCTACACTCCCAACAAGAGCTCATCGACATGGTGGAAACGTACTGA